In a single window of the Dinghuibacter silviterrae genome:
- a CDS encoding ATP-binding protein, translating into MVVLSSDFYGTSADSLLFYAQKAFALSAKINYIRGEALAMRSKGDYYTLVGDLSEMLSSYQQALTLAERAGDTFLSAKVHRNLGQYYLNGNRTDDALAQFLKAFQLVEHYPDSNFKAYLEVDMAAIYILRDQYDSAMLRYQKAMDLANDPNGYIAAFVRNDMGYTLVLMKQYEKAREYHLVSLDYYKHTSDRLGQMNTLLMLGDACAGLGQTQQAIAYNLQGLALAKTLQNKQSITDASEQLSAWYAKEGDYKSSLQYLKMNKLYADSLSNESTREKEYELETKFAYTRKEDSAKIVRARESLIAEQKIERLKLQAGVAVLVSVLLGILVLVLFYNRKVKQESNRILATKNQEISLQKAAIEDHAERLRLSNRDKDRLFSIIAHDLNGPLGSLKSLLDLLKENELTEEEAADILRHLSVDVNSTSELVQNLLYWARSQLGGIVVKPRVFEMTEVLEEIVHLFTRQASAKGIHLVSDIKGSFPVYADSNMMQVVFRNLVSNALKFCHKGDTITITARRKSATIDEFCVTDTGTGMTADVLAKVRNGESVTTFGTASEKGTGLGLLLCWDFIEKNAGTMHIDSEEGKGSCFCVSLNHGTPLDA; encoded by the coding sequence ATGGTCGTGCTGTCCAGTGACTTTTACGGCACAAGCGCGGATAGTCTTTTGTTCTATGCCCAGAAGGCCTTTGCCCTCTCGGCTAAAATCAACTATATACGCGGGGAAGCATTGGCCATGCGTTCGAAGGGCGACTATTACACGCTCGTCGGGGACCTTTCGGAAATGCTGTCTTCCTACCAGCAGGCGTTGACGCTGGCGGAACGGGCCGGGGATACTTTCCTGTCCGCCAAGGTCCACCGGAACCTGGGACAATACTACCTGAACGGCAACAGGACCGACGACGCCCTGGCGCAATTCCTCAAGGCCTTCCAGCTCGTCGAACACTACCCCGACAGCAACTTCAAGGCGTACCTCGAAGTGGACATGGCCGCGATTTATATTTTGCGCGACCAATACGACAGCGCCATGCTGAGGTACCAAAAGGCCATGGACCTGGCCAACGACCCCAATGGGTATATCGCGGCATTCGTGCGGAACGATATGGGGTATACGCTTGTCCTCATGAAGCAATACGAAAAGGCGAGGGAGTACCACCTCGTCTCGCTGGATTACTATAAACACACGTCGGACCGGCTGGGCCAGATGAATACGCTGTTGATGCTGGGGGACGCCTGTGCCGGTCTTGGCCAGACGCAGCAAGCGATTGCCTACAACCTGCAGGGACTCGCCCTGGCCAAAACGCTTCAAAACAAACAATCCATCACGGACGCCAGCGAACAGTTGTCCGCCTGGTATGCAAAGGAAGGGGACTACAAAAGCAGTCTCCAATACCTGAAGATGAACAAGCTTTACGCGGACAGCCTGTCCAACGAAAGCACCCGGGAAAAGGAATACGAACTCGAAACAAAATTTGCCTATACGCGCAAAGAGGACTCGGCCAAAATCGTCCGCGCCAGGGAGTCGCTGATCGCGGAGCAAAAGATTGAACGACTGAAGTTGCAGGCCGGCGTCGCCGTGCTCGTCAGCGTCCTGTTGGGTATCCTCGTGTTGGTGCTGTTCTACAACCGGAAGGTGAAACAGGAAAGCAACCGGATCCTGGCCACCAAGAACCAGGAAATTTCTTTGCAAAAGGCCGCCATAGAAGATCACGCGGAACGGCTCCGGCTTTCCAACAGGGACAAGGACCGCCTTTTCTCCATCATCGCGCACGACCTCAACGGTCCCCTTGGATCCCTGAAGTCGCTGCTCGACCTGCTGAAAGAAAACGAACTCACGGAGGAGGAAGCCGCTGACATCCTCCGGCACCTGTCCGTAGACGTCAACAGCACGTCGGAGCTGGTGCAAAACCTGCTCTACTGGGCGCGGAGCCAGCTCGGCGGTATCGTGGTCAAGCCAAGGGTGTTCGAGATGACGGAAGTCCTGGAGGAGATCGTCCACCTGTTCACCCGCCAGGCCTCCGCCAAGGGCATCCACCTGGTCAGCGACATCAAGGGTTCGTTCCCGGTATACGCAGACTCCAACATGATGCAGGTCGTCTTCCGCAACCTGGTGAGCAATGCCCTCAAGTTTTGCCACAAGGGAGACACGATCACGATCACCGCGCGACGCAAAAGCGCAACCATCGATGAATTTTGTGTAACGGATACCGGTACCGGCATGACCGCCGATGTGCTCGCCAAGGTCCGCAACGGAGAAAGCGTCACAAC
- a CDS encoding VOC family protein — MIHPVRTFSSFSVDDLDKAQAFYGKTLGLPVNRNQMGLNIQLPDNDIFVYVKPNHEPATFTVLNFRVKDLEATVDALTALGVPFQHYTGPLQTNAKGIHSGGEDPTIAWFADPSGNILSVIQDNGA, encoded by the coding sequence ATGATACACCCAGTTCGCACCTTCAGCAGCTTTTCCGTCGACGACCTCGACAAGGCCCAGGCCTTTTATGGCAAGACCCTGGGGCTCCCGGTGAACCGTAACCAGATGGGGTTGAACATACAACTCCCGGACAACGACATCTTTGTCTATGTCAAGCCCAACCACGAGCCTGCCACCTTCACCGTCCTCAACTTCCGGGTGAAAGACCTGGAAGCGACGGTGGACGCCCTAACCGCCCTGGGCGTGCCTTTCCAGCACTATACCGGGCCACTGCAAACGAATGCAAAAGGCATTCATTCAGGCGGCGAGGACCCCACCATCGCCTGGTTTGCCGATCCCAGCGGAAATATCCTGTCCGTCATCCAGGACAACGGCGCGTAA
- a CDS encoding VOC family protein, which produces MKHVTTFLWFNDAALDAARFYTSIIKNSRILGVANNHDGDKPMVVHFELDGQQFMALNGGPLFPFTEAISLYVNCETQEEIDYYWDKLSEGGAHQQCGWLKDKWGLSWQVVPAALTKLLEGGDPAKAGRVMNVVMRSVKLNVRELEEA; this is translated from the coding sequence ATGAAACACGTGACGACTTTCCTTTGGTTCAATGATGCCGCGCTGGATGCCGCCCGCTTCTACACTTCCATCATCAAGAATTCCCGCATCCTTGGGGTCGCGAACAACCACGATGGAGACAAACCCATGGTGGTTCATTTCGAGCTCGACGGTCAACAGTTTATGGCCCTCAACGGCGGCCCGCTGTTCCCCTTTACCGAAGCCATTTCTTTGTATGTAAATTGTGAGACCCAGGAAGAAATCGACTATTATTGGGACAAGTTATCCGAAGGCGGCGCCCACCAACAATGCGGCTGGCTAAAGGACAAATGGGGTCTTTCCTGGCAGGTCGTGCCCGCCGCACTCACCAAACTGCTGGAAGGAGGAGACCCCGCCAAGGCCGGGCGCGTCATGAACGTGGTCATGCGGAGTGTAAAACTCAACGTCCGGGAACTCGAAGAAGCCTAA
- a CDS encoding sensor histidine kinase — protein sequence MYSRFVYSCLILPLFLKAQTDTVFRSDTARARALLRESNAFRAKGDYAQGLDRCLQAEKIMASLRPDHLMGMCWVNIANVYQEMEGEGRTEVYVDKGISYCRMAYAYFDGTRDTSGLISSLNQMGVLFRDKARNFNHDWYYDTAFDEYLQALRLIDLSGKGVDSRAKLYNNISQVYLEHKNNLDSALAYLFMAVKANEAQKYPLGLTYNYGNIAHVYRNKHDYRQALVYARKMLGTARGLRQPERELNGLFEMYEVFRDAGRSDSALTYYISANQLNDSLTNIAKTRQVSELQTKYETAKKEAEIGRLRTERSAQNKEIVSLIATALLLGGLAAWMITLYNRVRKQGRQIAEQSTRLEVMMKELHHRVKNNLQVVSSLLSLQSYDVQDERASAALRESRQRVEAMSLIHQRLYNRDALTTVNLQEYLSDLAESLLASYGFERDTFDLDVSVHPEWLDVDKALPIGLIINEMVTNALKYAYPGIARPSLQIRITEEPLRLVCQVRDNGVGIDLDRWKQKTSSFGKQLITALCKQLRAEQTLVVDGGTAFTLTIPKQAA from the coding sequence GTGTATTCCAGGTTTGTATATAGTTGCCTTATCCTTCCGTTGTTCTTAAAAGCCCAAACCGACACCGTCTTCCGAAGCGATACGGCCCGGGCGCGGGCGCTCCTGCGGGAAAGCAATGCTTTCCGGGCAAAGGGCGACTATGCCCAGGGGTTGGACCGTTGCCTGCAGGCAGAAAAAATCATGGCGTCCTTGCGCCCCGACCACCTTATGGGCATGTGCTGGGTGAATATTGCCAATGTGTACCAGGAAATGGAAGGGGAGGGCAGGACGGAAGTCTATGTAGACAAGGGGATCAGCTACTGCCGGATGGCGTACGCCTATTTCGATGGGACCCGCGATACGTCGGGCCTGATCAGCAGCCTTAATCAGATGGGCGTGCTGTTCCGGGACAAGGCCAGGAATTTTAACCACGATTGGTACTACGACACGGCCTTCGACGAGTACCTGCAGGCCCTTCGGTTGATCGACCTGTCGGGTAAGGGCGTCGACAGCCGCGCCAAGCTGTACAACAACATCAGCCAGGTCTACCTGGAGCATAAAAACAACCTCGACTCGGCCCTGGCGTACCTGTTTATGGCGGTCAAGGCCAACGAGGCACAAAAGTATCCCCTCGGGCTGACCTACAATTACGGGAACATCGCTCATGTATACCGGAACAAACACGACTACCGGCAGGCCTTGGTGTATGCGCGGAAAATGCTCGGCACCGCCCGGGGCCTGCGGCAGCCCGAACGGGAATTGAACGGCCTTTTCGAAATGTATGAAGTGTTCAGGGACGCCGGCCGGTCCGACTCTGCCTTGACCTACTATATATCCGCCAACCAGCTCAACGACTCGCTCACCAACATTGCCAAGACGCGGCAGGTATCGGAACTCCAGACGAAGTACGAAACTGCGAAAAAGGAGGCGGAAATCGGCCGCCTTCGCACGGAGCGGAGCGCACAAAACAAAGAGATCGTTTCCCTCATAGCCACGGCCCTTTTGCTGGGTGGTCTCGCCGCCTGGATGATCACGTTGTACAACCGGGTCCGCAAACAGGGCCGGCAGATCGCCGAGCAGTCCACCCGTCTGGAGGTCATGATGAAGGAGCTCCACCACCGGGTCAAAAACAACCTCCAGGTGGTCTCCAGCCTGCTCAGCCTGCAAAGCTATGACGTCCAGGACGAGCGTGCTTCGGCCGCGCTCAGGGAAAGCCGCCAGCGCGTGGAGGCCATGAGCCTCATCCACCAGCGGTTGTACAACCGGGACGCCCTGACGACGGTTAACTTGCAGGAATACCTTTCCGACCTGGCCGAGTCGCTCCTGGCCTCTTATGGATTCGAGCGAGACACCTTTGACCTGGATGTCAGCGTCCACCCGGAATGGTTGGATGTGGACAAGGCGTTGCCTATCGGGCTGATCATAAACGAAATGGTGACCAACGCCTTGAAATACGCCTATCCCGGCATTGCCCGGCCTTCGCTGCAGATCCGGATCACCGAAGAGCCCCTGCGCCTGGTTTGCCAGGTCCGGGACAACGGCGTGGGCATAGACCTCGATCGCTGGAAACAAAAGACGAGCTCTTTTGGCAAACAGCTCATCACCGCCCTTTGCAAACAACTAAGGGCGGAACAAACCCTGGTAGTCGACGGGGGAACCGCATTTACGCTGACCATACCCAAACAAGCCGCCTGA
- a CDS encoding response regulator: MEPTRVMIIEDEALVAMDLAKGLEKDGYQVTGIADNAREAVELFRAGAVDILLVDVNIIGDKDGIDTATELLKHRSVPLIYLTAFTDPRTLERAKATQPSAYLAKPYTLTNVRIAIEMAMHNFAVTRQGSATGKVISLEKHSPAEASDKETILRLDDYIFVKHQYTFVRIRLADIHYVEAENNYVQLVTAERKFLLRLSFAQLLEKIDYKPLVRIHRSYAVNIDVLHAFNEQEVTVGKTVLPIGRTYREEFLKRFHFR, translated from the coding sequence ATGGAACCCACCCGCGTGATGATTATCGAAGACGAGGCGCTGGTCGCCATGGACCTGGCCAAGGGGCTGGAAAAAGACGGCTACCAGGTCACGGGTATCGCCGACAACGCCCGTGAGGCGGTGGAGCTGTTCCGGGCCGGAGCGGTCGATATCCTGCTGGTCGACGTCAACATCATCGGCGACAAGGATGGGATCGACACGGCCACGGAACTCCTGAAACACCGAAGCGTTCCGCTGATCTACCTGACGGCCTTTACCGACCCGCGAACCCTCGAAAGGGCAAAGGCGACCCAGCCGTCCGCTTACCTGGCCAAGCCCTACACCCTGACCAATGTGCGGATCGCGATCGAGATGGCCATGCACAACTTCGCCGTCACCCGGCAGGGGAGCGCCACCGGGAAGGTGATTTCCCTGGAAAAGCATTCCCCTGCCGAGGCTTCCGACAAAGAGACCATCCTCCGGCTGGACGACTATATTTTTGTCAAGCATCAATATACGTTTGTCCGGATCCGGCTTGCCGACATCCACTATGTGGAGGCCGAAAACAATTACGTCCAACTGGTCACCGCCGAACGGAAATTCCTGTTGCGCCTGTCGTTCGCCCAGCTCCTGGAAAAGATCGATTACAAGCCCCTGGTCCGCATCCACCGTTCTTATGCCGTCAACATCGACGTCCTCCACGCTTTTAACGAACAAGAGGTGACCGTGGGGAAAACGGTGCTGCCGATCGGGCGGACGTATAGGGAGGAATTTTTAAAGCGCTTTCACTTCCGTTAG
- a CDS encoding NADP-dependent oxidoreductase, translating into MKAIILTEPGGVDKLKVAEIPAPVPGDHEVLIQNKAISINPVDTFVRSRQQYVDYVLGEGAKEKPIILGWDVSGVVVDTGKAVTRFKKGDEVFGMVKFKGHGKAYAEYTTAPEDHLALKPANTTHEEAAAATLTALTAWQALVTYARIQKGDKVLIHAAAGGVGHYAVQIAKHFGAFVIGTGSPKNKEFVLGLGADQFIDYTTERFEVVVTDADIVLDSLDEPGRSLAALKKGGRLISILTQFDDALLEQARAKDVYTYRMSVYSDGEQMKAIAGLLAGGELRSHVSETYTFDQIAAAHQSVESGRTRGKIILKP; encoded by the coding sequence ATGAAAGCCATCATTCTTACCGAACCGGGAGGAGTGGACAAACTCAAAGTCGCGGAGATACCCGCGCCGGTTCCGGGGGACCACGAGGTCCTTATCCAAAACAAAGCCATTAGTATCAATCCTGTAGATACTTTCGTCCGGAGCAGACAGCAGTACGTCGATTATGTCCTGGGAGAGGGGGCTAAAGAAAAGCCCATCATCCTGGGCTGGGACGTCTCGGGGGTCGTCGTGGACACCGGCAAAGCGGTGACCCGGTTCAAAAAGGGCGACGAAGTCTTTGGCATGGTCAAATTCAAGGGTCACGGCAAGGCCTACGCCGAATACACCACCGCGCCCGAAGACCACCTGGCGCTCAAACCAGCCAACACCACGCACGAAGAAGCCGCCGCCGCTACCCTTACGGCCCTGACCGCCTGGCAGGCGCTGGTCACGTATGCCAGGATCCAAAAAGGCGACAAGGTCCTCATCCATGCTGCCGCCGGGGGTGTCGGGCACTATGCCGTACAAATCGCCAAACACTTTGGCGCCTTTGTGATCGGTACGGGCTCCCCAAAAAATAAGGAATTTGTTCTCGGGTTGGGTGCCGATCAATTCATCGACTACACCACCGAACGATTTGAAGTAGTCGTTACGGATGCAGACATCGTATTGGATTCCCTCGACGAGCCCGGCCGCTCGCTGGCAGCACTCAAAAAGGGTGGCCGGCTGATCAGCATCCTTACACAATTCGACGACGCACTCCTCGAACAGGCCAGGGCGAAGGACGTGTACACCTACCGGATGAGCGTCTACTCCGACGGGGAGCAGATGAAGGCCATCGCCGGATTGCTCGCGGGCGGGGAACTCCGCAGCCATGTGTCGGAAACGTACACGTTTGACCAGATCGCGGCGGCCCATCAAAGTGTGGAATCGGGCCGGACACGGGGGAAAATCATCCTGAAACCCTAA
- a CDS encoding AraC family transcriptional regulator: MLVHNLYKPFEIEYLEIETCPVNEHRHTFFELIYTFFGKGVQHVNQQTLNYYPDNMFLLFPQDVQHFICTEKTGFLFIRFNEVYLTSQKPRDDRGGLGDWAAKMEYIFHNTPHLPGCILREQADKPLVRALLEAIRRESAEDRSLHREVLQQLINTLLTIVARNISLLGQEERQGRGQDLVGYIHQHIYDPERLKAGALAAHFHISLNYISEYFKKQTGESLQQYITRYKLKLVETRLQYSDLRINEIVSELGFTDESHLNRLFKKYRGMSPSAFRRQIHEHAI; encoded by the coding sequence ATGCTCGTCCATAATTTGTACAAGCCATTCGAGATCGAATACCTCGAAATAGAGACGTGCCCCGTCAACGAACACCGGCACACCTTTTTCGAACTGATCTATACGTTTTTCGGGAAGGGTGTCCAACACGTCAACCAGCAGACCCTGAACTATTATCCCGATAATATGTTCCTGTTGTTCCCCCAGGACGTTCAACATTTTATCTGTACCGAAAAGACGGGCTTCCTTTTTATCCGTTTTAACGAGGTCTACCTGACATCCCAGAAACCCCGGGACGACCGGGGCGGCTTAGGGGACTGGGCGGCCAAGATGGAGTATATCTTTCACAACACGCCGCACCTCCCGGGCTGCATCCTCCGGGAACAGGCCGACAAACCCCTGGTCAGAGCTCTGCTGGAAGCCATCCGCCGGGAATCGGCGGAGGACAGGTCCCTACACCGGGAGGTCCTGCAACAACTGATCAATACGCTCCTGACAATTGTTGCCCGGAACATTTCCCTGCTGGGACAGGAAGAACGCCAGGGTCGCGGCCAGGACCTGGTGGGCTATATCCACCAGCACATCTACGACCCGGAACGGCTCAAGGCCGGCGCCCTGGCGGCCCACTTCCATATTTCGCTGAACTACATCAGCGAGTACTTCAAGAAACAAACCGGCGAAAGCCTCCAGCAATACATCACCCGCTACAAGCTCAAGCTGGTGGAAACCCGTCTGCAGTATAGCGACCTCCGTATAAACGAGATCGTTTCCGAACTGGGTTTTACAGATGAAAGCCACCTCAACCGGCTTTTTAAAAAGTATAGGGGGATGAGCCCGTCGGCTTTCAGAAGGCAGATCCATGAACACGCTATATGA
- a CDS encoding D-arabinono-1,4-lactone oxidase, giving the protein MKKRTFIKLSSLMAAGSLFSPLIDWAQQDLTNWAGNLAYGTSRLKRVSSVEEARPWIKAQTRFKVLGTRHCFNDIADSRDEFLSLEPMRKVVALHANTVTVEAGIRYGELAVYLNDRGFALHNLASLPHISVAGGCATATHGSGVHNANLSSAVAGMELLTASGDLRQLSGEELQAATVHLGALGVVTHLTLAIQPTYQVRQYVYENMPMSALEQHFGEIMTAGYSVSLFTDWKNRNINEVWIKCRDAFAAPPEFFGATAATRNLHPIHDISADNCTPQMGVPGPWHERLPHFKMGFTPSSGKELQTEYFVPLEHAYEAIKAVEQLHEQVSPHLLISEIRCIAADDFWMSPCFRRPSTTIHFTWKPEWEAVRQLLPLIEAQLAPFHARPHWGKLFAMDKTKLEALYPKMKDFRELVRSYDPGGKFRNAWLERLIV; this is encoded by the coding sequence ATGAAAAAACGAACCTTCATAAAACTATCCTCCCTTATGGCCGCAGGCTCCCTGTTTTCACCGTTGATCGACTGGGCACAGCAAGACTTGACCAACTGGGCCGGAAACCTTGCGTATGGAACTTCGCGGTTGAAAAGGGTATCCTCCGTGGAGGAAGCACGACCCTGGATAAAGGCGCAAACCCGTTTCAAAGTACTCGGCACCCGCCACTGTTTTAACGACATCGCGGACTCCAGGGATGAATTCCTGTCCCTGGAACCGATGCGAAAGGTGGTCGCTTTACACGCGAATACCGTTACCGTCGAAGCCGGTATCCGCTATGGTGAGCTGGCGGTGTACCTGAACGACCGTGGGTTTGCCCTGCACAACCTGGCGTCGCTTCCCCATATTTCGGTGGCGGGTGGATGTGCCACGGCCACCCACGGTTCAGGGGTGCACAACGCCAATCTTTCCAGCGCGGTGGCTGGGATGGAGTTGCTCACGGCTTCGGGCGACCTCCGGCAATTGTCCGGTGAAGAACTCCAGGCGGCGACGGTCCATTTGGGTGCGCTGGGGGTGGTGACCCACCTCACGCTGGCGATACAACCCACTTATCAGGTCCGCCAGTATGTCTACGAGAATATGCCGATGAGCGCCCTGGAGCAACACTTCGGGGAAATCATGACGGCCGGGTATAGCGTCAGTCTTTTTACCGATTGGAAGAACCGGAACATTAACGAGGTGTGGATCAAATGCAGGGATGCCTTTGCGGCGCCCCCCGAATTTTTCGGTGCAACGGCTGCCACACGCAACCTGCACCCCATCCACGACATTTCGGCCGACAATTGCACTCCGCAGATGGGGGTACCGGGGCCCTGGCACGAACGCCTGCCGCACTTCAAGATGGGTTTTACACCCAGCAGCGGGAAAGAGCTCCAGACGGAATACTTTGTGCCCCTCGAACACGCCTACGAGGCCATCAAGGCGGTGGAACAATTGCACGAACAGGTGTCGCCGCACCTGCTGATCAGTGAAATCCGCTGCATCGCGGCGGATGACTTTTGGATGAGCCCGTGCTTTAGGAGGCCCAGTACCACTATTCACTTTACCTGGAAACCCGAATGGGAAGCAGTGCGACAGCTCCTGCCGTTGATCGAGGCGCAACTCGCACCCTTCCACGCCAGACCCCACTGGGGAAAGCTCTTTGCCATGGACAAGACGAAGTTGGAAGCCTTATATCCAAAAATGAAGGATTTCCGCGAGCTCGTGCGGTCGTATGACCCGGGGGGAAAGTTCCGGAATGCCTGGCTGGAGCGATTGATCGTATGA
- a CDS encoding MBOAT family O-acyltransferase, producing the protein MLFNSLQFLVFFMVVTLSYYQLTRQKTRILLLLVAGCYFYMTFVPWYILILGGMIVIDFLAALQIGRSRGYTRRAWLTASIAANVGLLVVFKYAHFLHLPFPYLILPIGLSFHTFQAMSYTIEVYRGRQEPEQDFSVYALYVLFYPQLVAGPIERPQHLLPQLREYREYRWDNVKEGLARMFWGFFKKVVIADRLGMAVDYSYDHLHTQGSLHLFTSALLYSFQIYADFSGYCDIGIGAARVMGIGLMENFDEPYTAGSIASFWTRWHISLSTWFRDYVYIPLGGKHQRKRNVMITFLLSGLWHGANWTFVLWGGLHGLLALLGRKRIGMILTFLATTFLWVFFRARGIRQAGAYLAGIFSFRSGAPGYGLNPVELGLSFVLIAIMLFREHRWKSHFIRSDTRFALFAGSMTLVCYYLGVFNENQFIYFQF; encoded by the coding sequence ATGTTGTTTAATTCCCTGCAATTCCTCGTTTTCTTTATGGTCGTGACGTTGAGTTACTACCAGCTTACCCGCCAAAAAACGAGGATTCTTCTGCTCCTGGTCGCCGGCTGTTATTTTTACATGACGTTTGTCCCCTGGTACATCCTGATCCTGGGGGGGATGATCGTGATCGACTTCCTGGCCGCGCTACAAATAGGCCGGAGTCGGGGTTACACCCGGCGTGCCTGGCTGACGGCCAGCATTGCCGCCAATGTCGGGTTGCTGGTGGTGTTCAAATACGCCCATTTTCTTCACCTCCCCTTCCCCTACCTGATCCTGCCGATCGGATTGTCGTTTCATACGTTCCAGGCCATGAGCTATACGATCGAGGTCTACCGCGGACGCCAGGAACCGGAGCAGGACTTCTCCGTGTACGCGCTGTATGTGCTCTTTTACCCGCAGCTCGTCGCGGGGCCGATCGAGCGCCCCCAACACCTGTTGCCGCAGCTCCGCGAATACAGGGAATACCGTTGGGACAATGTAAAGGAAGGGCTGGCGCGGATGTTTTGGGGTTTCTTTAAAAAGGTCGTCATCGCCGACCGGTTGGGCATGGCCGTGGATTATTCTTATGACCACCTGCACACACAGGGGTCCCTGCACCTGTTCACGAGCGCCCTGTTGTATTCTTTCCAGATATACGCCGACTTCTCGGGGTATTGCGATATTGGGATCGGCGCTGCGCGGGTGATGGGGATCGGGTTGATGGAGAATTTCGACGAACCCTATACAGCAGGGAGCATCGCATCGTTCTGGACGCGTTGGCATATTTCCTTATCCACCTGGTTCCGGGACTATGTGTACATACCGCTCGGCGGTAAGCACCAGCGGAAGCGGAATGTGATGATCACCTTTTTGCTCAGCGGTCTCTGGCATGGAGCCAACTGGACCTTCGTCCTTTGGGGCGGTCTGCACGGCCTGCTGGCCCTGCTGGGCCGGAAGCGGATCGGTATGATCCTGACCTTCCTGGCCACCACGTTTCTTTGGGTGTTCTTCCGTGCCCGGGGGATCCGCCAGGCAGGGGCTTACCTGGCCGGTATCTTCTCTTTTCGCAGCGGCGCCCCCGGCTATGGACTAAACCCGGTGGAACTGGGGCTGTCCTTTGTGCTGATCGCGATCATGCTCTTCCGGGAACACCGGTGGAAAAGCCATTTTATCCGGAGCGATACCCGGTTTGCCCTTTTTGCGGGCAGCATGACCCTGGTCTGTTACTACCTGGGAGTTTTTAACGAAAACCAATTCATTTATTTTCAATTCTGA
- a CDS encoding DoxX family protein has product MYKRAFRAGWILTGLCLLFLFFDAAMKIVREIHTIQASAKIGWPADLTQGLGVILLLCTLIYAYPRTAVLGALLVTAYLGGAVAIMVRVGENFVFPLIFAALMWTGLYLRDPRLRSLFPWTKA; this is encoded by the coding sequence ATGTACAAACGCGCCTTCAGGGCCGGTTGGATATTGACCGGTCTGTGTCTGCTGTTCCTTTTTTTCGACGCGGCGATGAAGATCGTCCGCGAGATCCACACGATCCAGGCTTCCGCAAAAATCGGCTGGCCGGCCGACCTGACCCAGGGGCTGGGAGTGATCTTGTTGCTGTGCACGCTGATCTATGCCTACCCGCGGACGGCCGTGCTGGGCGCCCTGCTGGTCACTGCTTACTTAGGCGGAGCCGTGGCGATCATGGTGCGCGTGGGCGAAAACTTTGTTTTCCCCCTCATTTTTGCGGCCCTGATGTGGACGGGACTCTATCTAAGGGATCCCCGCCTGCGCTCGCTCTTCCCATGGACAAAGGCATAA
- a CDS encoding SWIB/MDM2 domain-containing protein, giving the protein MVELKPSPTLAAVIGDKPAPRTEMIKKIWDYIKKNGLQDKTNKRMINADDKLRALFAGKGQVSMFDLAKIVSQHVS; this is encoded by the coding sequence ATGGTCGAGCTGAAACCCAGCCCGACGCTGGCCGCGGTGATTGGCGACAAACCCGCTCCCCGCACGGAGATGATCAAAAAGATCTGGGACTACATCAAGAAGAACGGTCTCCAGGACAAGACCAACAAGCGGATGATCAACGCCGATGACAAATTGAGAGCGCTGTTTGCCGGCAAGGGACAGGTCTCCATGTTTGACCTCGCGAAGATCGTGAGCCAGCACGTAAGCTGA